A single window of Eucalyptus grandis isolate ANBG69807.140 chromosome 1, ASM1654582v1, whole genome shotgun sequence DNA harbors:
- the LOC120296222 gene encoding protein ACCELERATED CELL DEATH 6-like, translating into MASNNYARNLIDLIACDSLLHLFLPTQYSLCFLHTLRKRPAIREEEQEMKMEEDSKPPTKYMDPSMYKAAKEGNFTALENSIRKYGEDEPRLDLDLLKLETRKGNNLVHLAMESGHEDFIKQVLRECPQLVAKPNNSCHGADTPLHVAARTRHFKVVETILSEAKLREGKATTETPCTQKMKEMENGGTARIITSLLRKTNGAGNTALHEALRNGDEKMGMLLWKEDEEMLGSVNKAGESALYVAAELGIEKVVKEMVKFLESGRQCEEGFRDRALRGPEGQNPLHAAVLAGSRNCVEALINLQGLDMINKADDNGRTALHFAAKAGEKDIATRLLLADPSSAYTKERTHGRTPLLEAASSGHLHVLREILEHCPDTVEVADDEGRNVVHLALKCGPKHSKAVLRLPELVRLVNEADRFGNTPLHVAAGDLNYRMVKRLLKIPGVDLRAKNDEGCTFLDICESEWQYTKRKDYLYRYLKSIPAGRKPQTWNHPAGQPTFLDKPEADLKGHANALCIVATLLATITFAAAFTLPGGLTPEDIDTPEDIDTLPPLPSPLCNFHDFLSTHLRRN; encoded by the exons ATGGCCAGCAATAATTACGCACGAAACCTTATAGATCTTATAGCATGCGACTCCCTCCTCCATCTCTTCCTCCCCACTCAATACTCACTTTGCTTTCTCCACACACTAAGGAAGAGGCCTGCAATTCGAGAGGAAGAACAagagatgaagatggaggaggacAGTAAACCCCCAACGAAGTACATGGACCCAAGTATGTACAAAGCCGCCAAAGAAGGCAACTTCACCGCCCTCGAAAACTCGATCCGGAAATATGGAGAAGACGAACCCCGGCTAGACCTAGACCTCCTCAAACTAGAGACCCGCAAGGGCAACAATCTCGTCCACCTCGCGATGGAGTCGGGCCACGAGGACTTCATCAAGCAGGTCCTCCGCGAGTGCCCCCAGCTCGTGGCCAAGCCCAACAACTCCTGTCACGGAGCGGACACGCCACTTCACGTCGCAGCGCGGACACGCCACTTCAAAGTCGTGGAGACCATCCTCTCCGAGGCCAAGCTACGGGAGGGGAAGGCCACCACCGAGACGCCATGCACACAGAAGATGAAAGAGATGGAGAATGGAGGCACAGCCAGGATCATTACCAGCTTGCTGAGGAAGACGAACGGGGCCGGGAACACAGCGCTGCACGAGGCGCTGAGGAACGGGGATGAGAAGATGGGGATGTTACTgtggaaagaagatgaagagatgtTGGGGAGCGTCAACAAGGCCGGCGAGAGCGCATTGTATGTGGCGGCTGAGTTAGGGATTGAGAAAGTGGTAAAGGAGATGGTGAAGTTCTTGGAGAGCGGCAGGCAATGTGAAGAAGGTTTTCGGGATCGCGCTTTGAGGGGCCCGGAAGGCCAAAACCCCTTGCACGCTGCTGTTCTTGCTGGAAGTAGGA ATTGCGTGGAAGCTCTCATAAATCTCCAAGGATTGGATATGATCAACAAGGCCGACGACAACGGAAGAACAGCCCTGCACTTCGCAGCGAAAGCCGGAGAGAAAGACATCGCCACCCGCCTCCTCCTAGCCGACCCTTCCTCGGCCTACACCAAGGAACGCACCCATGGCCGAACCCCACTGCTCGAAGCCGCCTCGTCGGGCCACCTCCACGTCCTGAGAGAGATCCTCGAGCACTGCCCCGACACGGTTGAGGTCGCCGACGACGAGGGCCGGAACGTGGTTCACCTCGCGCTGAAGTGCGGGCCGAAACACTCTAAGGCGGTGTTGAGATTGCCCGAGCTGGTGAGGCTGGTGAACGAGGCCGACCGCTTTGGGAACACGCCGCTGCACGTGGCGGCTGGGGACCTGAACTACAGAATGGTGAAGAGGTTGCTGAAGATTCCTGGGGTGGATCTGAGGGCCAAGAACGACGAGGGCTGCACGTTTCTGGATATTTGTGAGTCTGAGTGGCAATACACGAAGAGGAAG GACTACCTTTACCGATACCTGAAGTCCATCCCAGCTGGCCGAAAGCCTCAGACCTGGAACCACCCCGCCGGCCAACCCACCTTCCTCGACAAGCCCGAAGCCGACCTCAAGGGCCACGCCAATGCCCTCTGCATCGTCGCCACCCTCCTTGCTACCATCACTTTTGCCGCCGCCTTCACATTGCCTGGTGGTTTGACGCCTGAAGATATTGACACTCCTGAAGATATTGACACTCTTCCACCGCTGCCATCCCCCTTATGCAACTTCCATGACTTCCTCAGCACCCACCTCCGGCGAAATTAA